The sequence ACGAACCAAAGATTACTATTTCTTCCTCTATGGCCGGTATTTGACATCGCTCGAAGACACTGGTTAAAACTGGTGGCTTATATCAGAGGCTAATGTCGATAGGAAATGCGCGGTTCTTCTGCCGGCCAGGATAATTGGCTCTTGAAAAATTTACAGTTTGACTGAGTAAATGGTATAATCAAATTTAATAAAATTAGCAAAAAATCAACCTATGAAATTAAAAGTTACGGAACACAGATTCCTTTGGATAAAGAGTTTCTGGCCGATACAAATTTTCTAAAGTTTCTTTCTTTTTGGTATCAAAAGTAATAATAAAATTGTCTTCTTATCTATATTTTACCTTAAGTCTACCAATGTTTTTAAATTGATGATCCCGATTTTTAGTAGTTTTTATTGTTGGCTTTTTTTGGGCTTTCTTTTTCACATATCCATGCTTTTTTAATAATTTGGCAACTAAGGGGATACTAATGGTAAAACCTGCTGCTCGTAGTCCAGAAGCTATTTCTTTATGCGTCAAATTTGTCCTGATTAACTTATTAATTGGGTCTCCGGCAGCGTGTTATTTGAAAACTTCTAAAAATGCTACATCAATGCCGCTTTGAGTAGACAAAATACTTTTTCTTACCCCTACGAATCTTTCTGATTCTGGAACTATTGAGTGTCTGGTTGTCCATTTTTTCGTGCATCTTCTATTCCCTTGACGATAGTATTTCGACTGCCTCCCAAAAGTTGCATTATATAGCTAATTCCACCCCATCCTAATTTTTTAGCTTAAGAAAGCTGCATACCTTCTTTTATCGTTTTCTGATAATAATTTATAATTTTTTTTTCATTTATGACTCAATTGAACTAGAATAAAACATGGATTTAAAAGTAAATTAGGATAGTTAAGTAGAAAAATCCGTTGTGAGTTTATCTCGGTTTTGGGGAAATTTGCCAAAAACGTACTTTTTCCATTAGAACCGATAAGTCATCAATTTATTTATTTTTCATTCCTTAATTGATAACGCTTAATAAATATGACTAAATAGATAAAACTAAACCCCCAAAACCTCCCTATGGAAACACCCACCGAAAAAACCTTCATCACCGAACATACCGCCAAAACCATAGAAATACACGACCCCAACAACCTCAATACAGCCCTAACAAAACTTGGCCTTAAACCTTCAAAGCCCGTCCTCGTCCTCGTCGGCGGAGCCAAAGGCATCAGCGAAACCGATATGGAACGCCTGCGCTCACAATTTGTGGAAGTCATCGCCCCCATTGTCGAAGCCCAAAAAGCCACCATTATAGACGGAGGCACCGATGCCGGAGTTATGCAATTAATCGGTTACGCTCGCGCCCAAAACTCTGCCACATTCCCCCTCATCGGCATTGCCCCCGCCGCCAAAGTCGCCCTCCAACCCGGCCAACCGGGAACCCCCCTTGAACCCCACCACACCCATTTTCTCCTGGTTCCCGGCACCCACTACGGCGATGAATCCCCCTACATTGCCCGTGTAGCAAGCCTTTTAGCCTCCTCCTCCCCTTCCCTTACCCTCGTAGTCAACGGCGGCGAAATCACCTACAAAGATGTAACAGAAAGCCTCAACGTAGGCCGGCCCGTCATCACCCTCGACGGCACCGGACGCACCGCCGACCAACTCGCAGCCGCCTTGCGCGGCGAAGACACAGACATTCGTGCCAAAAACTTAGTCAAAACCGGCAACATCAAATCAATCAACCTCCTCGATGGTTCAGCCTCCCTTGCCGCCACCCTTCAAAAAATGCTTTCCTCATAAAAAGACCGCTTCAACATCACCGGCCGGTTTAACTTCCAAGGCAACAATTTAGTTTTTGTCCTAGTTAGCGGTAGTGACGAATTCGCAATCAGCCAATACTATTAAAACTCAATAGACCTAATAATTATGGCTATTAAAAACCAGGCCGGTTTCCTTCAGAAAAAAAACACTTCCTACCGCAAGCTCCGCTCATTCCAACTTTTCACTATTAGTTAAACCGCTGCGCCGGCCCCAGCCAAAAGATAAACATTATTAAAGAATTCAACAGGAAAAATAATGAAAAAAAAGACTTCCTCTAGCAGCCGGTTCAAGCAAGAAATGAGCGAAATGATCGATATTCTTGAGTTGAACGACGTGCAAAAGCGGTTTATGAAATCCCGATGGTTAGATCAGCTAACCTGGCTTTCCAGTCGGGCAAAATATTCTCAAACTTGGTACTACCGGCTCCGCATGATGACAATCGTTGGCGGTGTCATCATCCCCGCCTTAGTCAGCCTCAATATTAACGACAGCAAACTCAGAGAATCCCTTGTCTGGCTCACCTTCGGACTCAGCCAAGCCGTCGCCATTAGCGCCGCC is a genomic window of Ancylothrix sp. D3o containing:
- a CDS encoding DUF4231 domain-containing protein, with the translated sequence MKKKTSSSSRFKQEMSEMIDILELNDVQKRFMKSRWLDQLTWLSSRAKYSQTWYYRLRMMTIVGGVIIPALVSLNINDSKLRESLVWLTFGLSQAVAISAAVEEFFHYGEGWQFLHSIHQYVILAQNPIYLNRSYFAFIEQEKVLSI